Genomic segment of Drosophila ananassae strain 14024-0371.13 chromosome 2L, ASM1763931v2, whole genome shotgun sequence:
TTCAATTTATCGCCCTAAACCCGCACtaattatacattttataaCGCACTTTATGGCCATGCGAAGAAGCCCCCGAAAAATGTAACTTCCATTAAGTTCTCTGCCTCGAATCTCCTCATTCAGTTCAGAGTTCAACACTTTCAAGTGCCAGCCACCGAGTGACGACTGTCTATCAGCGACCCGGTTCCATGCCCTAGGATTTCATCTGCACCTCCAACTCCCTGCCGAACTGTTTCTTCTCCCCATAAATTTCACGCGCTTCAGTTGTGCATCCGGCGCACGGGTGGATGGATGGACGAGCTGGAGGGTGGGTGATGGAACATATGGCAGAGTTCTGGAGGGAACATTCTTCCTCGTTGGGCGGACAGAGCTTCCGAGGTGGGGGCTAGCTGAGGGGCGTGCTGTGTTCACAACATTGTTGTGATTCAGATTAAATGTCTTTTTATCTAACCCAGATTCACGAAATATGCTTGCCACTTGCGCGCTTGAATGTCGAAATTTAGGCAGGAGATTACATGGGAATGCCAGCTATTTAGCTTGGGAAATCCGAGCCAGAGATGCCTCAGTCATGCACACACTGGTTTTCTGACATAGTTAGGCATGTCAGATGGAGGGGTATTCTGTCCGGTACCTTAACCTATTTAGCTTGGTATGAGTACTCACGTGCTTCTTCGGTTTCAAGACGAGTCCGTTCGACTGCTCCCCGGCGGAGGAGACCTTTCCGTAGCGGCTCTGGAGGGCCGCAGAAGCAGCCGCGGAGAGCAGGATCGGGGCTGTGCGGGAGACGGGGGAGCTGCTCGCCGAACCGGAACCGCAGGCGGAACCGGAGCGGGAGCCTTCTCCAGAGGCTGCCAGGAGGGGGTTGCCATCGGCCATCAGGCTGTCCAGATCGCGAAGAAACTTGCAGGCCCAAATGTTGACGTCCTCGCCTTGGGCGGCCGGAGCGGGAGGGGTCGTTGAGGTGGTGATTCGTGGGCTGAGCGGTGGGGGGGACAGGGCCCTCAGCTTAGTTGTCACTGGTCTGGAGGACGTTGCTGCTCCGGTCTGTTGCTTTGCAGTTGcagtggtgctgctgctgtcgaaGCCGCTATCTGATCCTGTGGAACGAGACAATTCCTCCAGCTGGTGAACCTCGGAATGCGACAGGCGCTCCTCCAGCTGCTCCCGgagctgctgctccagccgctGGACCTTGCGCAGCTCGAAGACCTCGTTGATTTCCCTCTGCAAAGTgacattaaaaatttgttaggTTCGTAATAAGATTTGTCTATAGGTTCTATTTCCTCGGGGAAACCCGTTCTCCCATGCGGAGAAGACACACAAACTCATTTGTGGCACCAGATTAGGTTTTGATTTGCGCTCTAATTGCGCGCATATATCAAGGCAATGGTCTATTAATCGCGCCCGGAGCGCCACTAAGGCCCATCCTAATGGCCCCCGACTATGATGAATGCTGGCTTAATTTGCCCGCCTAGAAAGAAAGAGCAGGAAAGAAGGGACCGAGGCCAGGACACGACCGAGACAACCCGGGGAGACATGGGCACAATCAAAGACAAATAAATTAGAACACGACCGCGGCGGAAAGGCtggaaacagaaacagcagaCAGAAAGGTTTTCCACACTCGGATCTTGGGACCTGGAACTTGGGACCTGAAACAGAAAACTGCAGCCACGAACTACCAGGAAACACGACTCGCTGCCGACaacaaatgcaaataaattgaaatgaaGCAATTTGTTAGCCAGATTAAACAAAAAGAGTTCACTGGTGCTGGGGGAAGATCAGACAGATGGAGCCCAAAGGGCCCACAAAGTCAGCGAATTACTTAATTAAAAATCGTGGACGAGAGGCCCAGAACAAGAACGATCCTTGGGTCCTCCAGTCCGTGTTTGATCCCCGATATCCGATCCCTGCTTCCCAATTTCCCAGTGACATTAATAACGTGCAGTGCTCATTACTTAACAATTGGGCTTGTGTTGGCCCTCGTTGGGCTTCTGCAGTTTCTTCGCCAGACAAATGCGATCGGCCATTAGCGGACAATAAATTCTGGGCGGAGGTTCCAGCATCTGGGTCTTGGAAGAATGCCGAAAAGGTAGCGGTTGCTGTGACTCAGCTTTCCCGCTGCCAATGTTGTGGGGGTTCTTGGGAGTTGGCATGTTTGCGGAGGCGTGGGCCGCAGCGACTATGACGTGTGACCGACGGGGTCTTTGGGGCTTTGGGTCCCCAATTCCCAGTTCAGTTTCTTACAGTGCAATTTCTGTTTATTAATTTCACGCCACAACGCATTGGACAAACAATCGTCATTGCCCTTTTCTTAGGAAAGCACTCGAAGAAATATTAGACCCTTACTTCAATGGGCCAAGGGACTGGGAATGAATGGGACTTTGACTGCAAGTGCAGAAATGATTTTTTCAGTGGCTTCATATGTGCCGAACAATGTGGATCTTGGAGACCAGGACCAGCAGGCGTATTCCCAAAACTCCGCGGGCTACTccccacctccacctccacatCCGCAGAATCTTGTGGCTATAAAAAGCTGGCCGGCTCAGCAGCAACTTTCAGTTTCAGTCCAAGCGCAGCGGTCGCCtttggctggctggctttCTGGCTTTAAAGTGGCCGCCGAGGCAGGAGCGAGGAAGAAATTGGAACACCAGATCGGAGGCATCGGAGGAGCACAGAGGACAGACAGCATGAGACTCACGTTGGCCTGGCTCAGCGTCTGCCTGGCGATTTATTGCGGCGGCGGGCATGGCCATGGCAACATGGTCCTATCTTTGCCACAATCGCTTATCGCCGCAGCCACGGCCAGGGCCACGAAGGCGGCCTTGagccaccagcaccaccagcagcagaaAAAGGATGCACGCGTCCTGTTTGGCGGCGGCAGCGATGCTCTGCGCGATATGCTGCACACCCCTCCGGCCGCGGACTCGGCCAAAATTGGTCTCCCCGATGTGGAGCAGCCACAGCCGTCTGAGGATTTTAATCGAAATGCAGATGATTTAGGAGCACGGCCGCCGCAATCACCGCCGCAGGAAATTGCACTCGGCTCTGGAAGCGGGTTGGGAGGAGCGCTGGAGGGACTGGGGGCCAGCTATCGGACCACGCCCACCCACACATACTGGAGCAGTCGGTGCCAGGGTCGCCCCAGCGCCCTGTGTCCGCAGGAATACTACCGCACCCGTCTAGCAGCTAGGTAAGGAATGCGACTAGACTCTGGATCTTTTCGGGTGAGGTCGAGGAAATGTCAGGTCTTGTTTCCGTTTCAGTTACGAGGCACCCATCAGCCAGAGTTGCtcctaaactctttgagacaGAAGCCTTAGTTTCAGACTATTTTTTCGGGGAACCTTGGTATTATCACACCACAGATTTAACCACATATTTGTTTAAAGAAATACATATATGTGAGTGTGTAAAAAATAAGGTTAACACAGGAGAGCGGCAACAAATCGTCGACAATTTGGCTGTCGCTCGGGAACACGCAAAACCAATTAATGGGCGTGAAAAAGTCAGTACGAGCTCCGACGGGTCCGACTTCAGCTTTGTTTCAAGCCAGCCGGGGGGCTCGGCGGAGTCCGTatgttgatttattttataaaataacaaCTGTCAGCAAATTCATTGGCCCGCAACGAAATCGAAACGAAAACTGCATTACCAATTTCACTTTTCATTCCGGCGAGTGGGGAACGCTCTTGGCTCTCCCTCGTTTCATTAAACCTGAAGATTTCCTTTTTCGGGTTCCGCGGCTTGTAATTTTGAATAATATCTCGAGTTGGAACATCGGCGGCTGCTATTAAATTGGAATTAATCATCTTCGCAGTCCCTGGCAGCCTAAAAGTTTTGTTTCTATTGTTGATTTGTTAAATGCCCGATTAATTGGCCCACAGCCCGCATAGCCCTCGATCAGCTCATCGcttaatttgtaattttacaCAACAATTTCCGGGGAATTGACTCAAATTTGCTTTTGATTGAACTGGATCAGCCCTGACGGCCCGGATGAGCGAAGAGTTTGGGCGGAACCCACATAGTTTCTGGGTCACAAGCTTGGGATCCCACGTCGCGGTGTCTGCTTGGGGGAAAAAGAGAAACTTCGGCGAAGCCTTGTAATTGAAACTCAGGGCCCTCACTACCCACGCCGATCGTCGATAAAATGTGCTGCTCCTTAATCCGAACAAATGGCCGGGCATTAATCATTATGTGGACACTCTGACTTTGGCTCTGGTAACCTTTTCAGGAACAAAGAGGCGCTTGCCCGCCTGCACTTGCAGCTGAGCACCATGCAGGACCCCTCTTCCGAGgacgcctccgcctccgcggAACTGGCGGAGGACGGCGACGATGACGAGGATGAGGAGGGCGAGAACAACAACGAGGTCTTCATGCTTCTGACGGGCGAGCAGGACCTGATCAAGTTCCTGCACTGGGCCATGCAGCTGCTCTATCCCTACCAGCAGCGTCCGACGGACAACCTTAGCGACGGGGCTGCCGAGAACTACTACCCGGGCATGTTTCTCTGGAAGAAGTTGAATCTTTCGGGCCACCTCGAGCCGCCGCTCATCGTGGACGAGCCGCAGTATGTCCTAGTGCGCCGGGAGAAGCTCTTCGACGGCTACCAGTGGGGCGGTGAGTGGGGACTAGGAATTCATTCATTTTCGTTTAAGAGGACTTGCGCTTAATTCTCTACCCCATCGCAGATGAGATGAGCAAGGAGAACGACCCCTTCATCCCGCCACGAGGACGCAAGCACAACTCCCCGGACCTGGACGCCCTGATGAACCGATACGAGCCTTTCGTGCCCAACCGCGGCAAGCGGGACAAGGTGAAGGATCTGTTCAAGTACGACGACCTCTTCTACCCGCACCGCGGCAAGAAGCACCGCAACCTCTTCCAGGTGGACGACCCCTTCTTCGCCACTCGCGGCAAGAAGCTACAGCTCCGGGACCTCTACAAAGCCGACGACCCGTTCGTGCCCAATCGCGGCAAGCGGCACCTGACGGGGGGGAAGCTCTGGTGGCAGGAGGGCAGGGCGGAGGGGCCGGATGACATCGACAACGAAAACGACAGCAACTGGCCGCAAAGAATGTCAACGCATAAAACGAATGGCTACGATCAATCAGTCAGGCCATCACTGTCACCGGAGGAGTTCGCTCCCTGGCGACTGCCCGCTAATAGATTGCACTCGACGAGATCAATGTCAGCcgatcagcagcagcagcagcaattgAAACTGCAACTACACCAGCAGCATGTCCGCTTCATTGCCAACCCGAACATGCGCCAGCAGGTGAAAACATCCTGGAACACGGAGCACCGCCTACGGCGCTCCCTGCCGGCCCCAGACCATGCCCACGAGATACAATTAACGCAATCGCCACACGCTAATCCGGACACTGATTCCCCCGATATTTAACATTTCGGACATTTAAATGGGAGCGACTGAAGCGGCGGGCGGTTTTCTGAGATTTTCGGGCTTGCGGAGATTCGCTTTTCCCCGGGGCACCCCTGTGCCCCGGCACCTCTTCGACTCATGTAGACAGAACTATAGCACACAATAAACTAAAGCTTGCAATCGATTTGAAAGGAATCGCATCCAATCGAACGTTCTGCTGGCAATTGCCCTTGGGGAGTCCTTCACAAAGTGCACAGGGAGAAAAGTTGGACTGAATGTGGAAGTGGGGATAGGGTGATCTGAAGGAATCTGGTTTCTCCTTTCGCTGTGCACGACTGCTGCGAAGGTCTCGCCTTCCTGCCCTGCAAGTACTTCCTATTTTAATTGTATTCATTGGCTAATTTATCGCAAAATGCAATCAGCATTGTGCCGATCCGCAGTCTGGGGTCTAGACTTTCTGCGAGGCCACAAGACTCAGCTGCAGACAGGCGGGCGTGGCAGGCAGTCGATGCCACATCCAGATATGCAGCCCGATATTGTAGAacaacggcaacagcaacacaatAAGAAACCAGTAACCGGCAGCTGTGTGACTGCAAAGGTCAGACCAAGGGCCCCCGATGTAATCCCCGAAACGCACATCAATCACGCGAGCTTAGCTTATTAGCCAAGCAGTGAACCTAAAAGTtcgaaaaacagaaacaaaatacAGAGATTTAAGCCGCCGACCAGAAAAGTTTTCCACTTCAGACCATTTCTGACATTGACATTGACGtcaaaatatttggttagcCAGCAACTCGAAGCTGGTCGCTCCAGCGCGCTTTGTTTTCCATCAGAAATGACCATTGAAGGTCGCAGCCGGACAACACGAGATTGCTTAAATAATACCCGCACTCTTTTTGGACATGGCTCTGTTATTTTGGTAGCCCGACGTCCGCGATCGGTCCAAAATCCCATGAAGATCATTATGGTTTCAATGGCACTTCATGCCGGGGAGAGTGTCTACATGCATGTACGACTCCGAGATGGGTTAGAAGAATGCAGACTCTCCGTCCAGCTCTCTGGGCAATGACATCTGAAGTGCTCGCTTCGGTCCCGGTTCACGTGCAGCTCTCGGAAGCGGTTTTTTGGAGGGCAGGGCTTGAGATGGGTCTGGGATCAGTGCTCCGAAGCTGTCACAGAAGCCCAGGAACAGCATTCTTGCGTAATCGGACATTTGAATGGAGTTCTGAAATCTTATGACTCTAGTTTGTAACCTTATTTCCTACATTGCTGTGGGGAGTACTCTGTGCTGAAGCTGGTAGCTGCCTGCCGAAGAAAGTAGCTGCCTAGAAGTGGGGTGTCTCACGAACTGCAAATGCGGGCTTCCTGCAACTGCTCGGTTTCTGTGGCAAGGCCTCTTTGTAGCTGCTGATTTGCTTGTCGGAAAATATCAACGCATTGTCAGCAATCGGACTCCGCAGTTGACAACTTGCAGCATTCAACGTGCAACAGTGCAACTGTTGCTGCAATTGTAACGCGATCAGCATGAGTAGCTGGCAGTCTGTGACAGCGGCTTAAT
This window contains:
- the LOC6502651 gene encoding uncharacterized protein LOC6502651, which produces MRLTLAWLSVCLAIYCGGGHGHGNMVLSLPQSLIAAATARATKAALSHQHHQQQKKDARVLFGGGSDALRDMLHTPPAADSAKIGLPDVEQPQPSEDFNRNADDLGARPPQSPPQEIALGSGSGLGGALEGLGASYRTTPTHTYWSSRCQGRPSALCPQEYYRTRLAARNKEALARLHLQLSTMQDPSSEDASASAELAEDGDDDEDEEGENNNEVFMLLTGEQDLIKFLHWAMQLLYPYQQRPTDNLSDGAAENYYPGMFLWKKLNLSGHLEPPLIVDEPQYVLVRREKLFDGYQWGDEMSKENDPFIPPRGRKHNSPDLDALMNRYEPFVPNRGKRDKVKDLFKYDDLFYPHRGKKHRNLFQVDDPFFATRGKKLQLRDLYKADDPFVPNRGKRHLTGGKLWWQEGRAEGPDDIDNENDSNWPQRMSTHKTNGYDQSVRPSLSPEEFAPWRLPANRLHSTRSMSADQQQQQQLKLQLHQQHVRFIANPNMRQQVKTSWNTEHRLRRSLPAPDHAHEIQLTQSPHANPDTDSPDI